The DNA region ACTTATACATACCCACGCATGGTAATATTGATAATCATTTAATCTACAGTATGCCTCTGGATAATGTTAGGAACGTGGTATTTGATGATGCTAAGGCTGCAGTTAGATTCATTACAATTAACAGCGTGTTGTGTAGTGGTGGTAAGGTGAATTGCGAATGCTCTGACCCAATTGACTGCGCCTTAAACTGCAGGAACATTGATGTTTCAGTAGATGCGTCAGTAAGTTAAGTTACCTCACATTTGGTTAATTACGAGCGGGTATCATTAGGTAAGCTTTATTAGCATCTTCCTCAGAACCGAGTAAGTGTTAGCCGCGTCTAATAAATTAGCGGGAACGCTTAAAGGCGCCGGGAGAGTAATTAGGAGCATTCTTGGTCCAGGTTGGTTGGTAATGCTTGCTGATGTTGATGCACCAAGCCTATTAACTGCAATGCAGAGTGGCTACTACTTAAGCTACTTAATGATACCTTGGTTAATACTACTAATTATACCACTCTACTTCACTCAGGAATTAACCATTAGGTTAGCGTTAGGCAGTGGTAGGGGTATTGGTGAGATTATTAAGGATAGATACGGTAAGAGGGTTGCCTTATCCTCACTACTACTAATGATGCTGATTGATGGCGCAGCATACCTAGGTGAATACGCCTCAGTGGCGGCTGTTGGCTTAACATTAGGCATACCTGTCGTTGCCTCCATATTAATCATATTAACGCTCCACACAGTCATAATACTCTTCAATGGTTCATACAGGAGAATTGAGAACATTCTCCTATCCCTATCGGCATTAATCCTAGTTTACTTAGCCGCATTCACAATAATTGGTATTAACCCCAACACCCTGTATGAGGCTACTGAACTCATGTTTAACCCAATCACGTACACTAACATTAGTTACACAGGCCTATTAGCCGCCAACATAGGTGCCGCAGTAATGCCCTGGATGCTTTACTACCAGTCATCGGCAATAGTGGATAAGGGTCTTAAACCCAACCACTACACCCATGAGAGGTTTGAGACTGCCATTGGGGCAGTAATCAGTGAGTTGCTAATGGTTGCAGGTGTCCTAATTGGGTATGAACTTAGGGTTAGGGGTGGTTCTGTTGATGGTTTCCTCAACGCGTTAAGCTCAATAAGGGTGGTAATGGGTAATTTCTGGTTTTACGCAGCTTCAGTGGGGTTAATTGCAGCAGCCACATTGGCAGTATTCGTAATAAGCATGGGCTTCGCCTACGGGTTAGGTGAGTATTTAGGCGAACCCAGTGGTTTTAGGCATAGGTTTAGGGATGCTAAGTCCTTCTACTTATTCTACCTGGTTGAAGTTGTCCCAGCCGCCCTACTGGTCTTATTGTCAAGTAATTTAGCTAAAATCATAATTGACGTAATGGTCTTCAACTCAATAGCCCTCTCAGTACCATTAATGCTGCTAATAAGGCTGACATCAGACAGTAGGTTAGTGGGTGCCTATTCGATAGGTAAGGTTAGGGCAATCATACTGTACACGGTTACTGTACTAATACTGGCGCTTGGTATCTACGCTGCCTTATCAACTTTTTAACAGCATTGAGGATTAATGGACCTAGCCCTACTTAAGATCTCATTAATAGCATTCCTAACCCTATTCTTAACCTCCTCCTCACTACTGCCTGACGCGGACACTTCAACCTCCACCGTGGGTTTATTTACCTCAATCCCCCTAGGATGACTCTTCACGTAGACTAAGCCGGCGTTAAGCCTCATCACTTCATTAACCACAGGTGCCAGGGCACTCTCCATAATACCCCTTACCACCACCGATTCCTCATAGTAGTACCTGCCTGGGACCCTTAATTGAGGAAGCACCTCATCAAGTATTGCCTCCATTTCAGCGGGTACACCTGGTAAGGTAATTATCCTCCTCCCACCATACTCAATGTAGACCCCTGGAGCCGTACCCACTGGGTTGGGTAATGGCTTAGCGCCCTTAGGCATGTAGGCCATTTTAAGCCTCTCCCTGGTTAACTCAACCCCAAGCT from Caldivirga sp. includes:
- a CDS encoding nicotinamide mononucleotide deamidase-related protein, with product MKAYVITIGNEILKGRTINTNAAHIGRVLTYAGYDVVRMVVVPDDIDEIVWAFRDGLSKADLIVSTGGLGPTFDDKTVEALAKALNLELELNQEAYSMVKSKYDKLGVELTRERLKMAYMPKGAKPLPNPVGTAPGVYIEYGGRRIITLPGVPAEMEAILDEVLPQLRVPGRYYYEESVVVRGIMESALAPVVNEVMRLNAGLVYVKSHPRGIEVNKPTVEVEVSASGSSEEEVKNRVRNAINEILSRARSINPQCC
- a CDS encoding NRAMP family divalent metal transporter — encoded protein: MLAASNKLAGTLKGAGRVIRSILGPGWLVMLADVDAPSLLTAMQSGYYLSYLMIPWLILLIIPLYFTQELTIRLALGSGRGIGEIIKDRYGKRVALSSLLLMMLIDGAAYLGEYASVAAVGLTLGIPVVASILIILTLHTVIILFNGSYRRIENILLSLSALILVYLAAFTIIGINPNTLYEATELMFNPITYTNISYTGLLAANIGAAVMPWMLYYQSSAIVDKGLKPNHYTHERFETAIGAVISELLMVAGVLIGYELRVRGGSVDGFLNALSSIRVVMGNFWFYAASVGLIAAATLAVFVISMGFAYGLGEYLGEPSGFRHRFRDAKSFYLFYLVEVVPAALLVLLSSNLAKIIIDVMVFNSIALSVPLMLLIRLTSDSRLVGAYSIGKVRAIILYTVTVLILALGIYAALSTF